In uncultured Desulfuromusa sp., a genomic segment contains:
- the mnmA gene encoding tRNA 2-thiouridine(34) synthase MnmA produces the protein MKKRVVVAMSGGVDSSVTAALLKEQGYEVIGLTMHHWDTCAKETADEECHSNTAVANAQKIAETLQIPFYSVNFETDFRRQIINRFCSDYLSGRTPNPCAVCNKKIKFGLLLEKALELGADFLATGHYVSLAEADGQLFIRKGADKNKDQSYFLFALNQQQLSHCLFPLGELNKSQVRQHAARLGLQVSEKSESQDLCFIPDGDYVSFLEHEQGFSALCGDIVHVSGKVLGQHQGTYRYTIGQRKGLGVGWKEPLYVIAIDASKQQVIVGEKEHLSCTEMTVEQCCWNIPEPVEAFTTTCRIRYRHTEVPVTVEPLDHARVKVIFASPQDGVTPGQAAVFYSDDLVTGGGWIQ, from the coding sequence TGTTGTCGCTATGAGTGGCGGTGTTGATTCATCTGTAACAGCGGCACTGTTGAAAGAGCAGGGCTATGAGGTCATTGGCCTGACAATGCATCATTGGGACACTTGTGCCAAAGAAACTGCAGATGAGGAGTGTCACTCTAATACTGCTGTTGCCAATGCTCAAAAAATAGCTGAGACCTTACAGATCCCTTTTTATTCGGTTAATTTTGAAACCGACTTTCGCCGGCAAATCATAAACCGTTTTTGTTCTGATTATTTGTCAGGGCGCACCCCGAACCCGTGTGCTGTTTGTAATAAAAAAATCAAGTTCGGTTTGCTTTTGGAAAAAGCCCTGGAACTTGGAGCAGACTTCCTTGCTACAGGACATTATGTCTCCCTTGCAGAAGCAGATGGCCAATTATTTATCCGCAAGGGGGCTGATAAAAACAAAGACCAGAGTTATTTTCTTTTTGCTCTTAACCAGCAACAACTGTCCCATTGCCTGTTCCCTTTAGGTGAATTAAACAAGTCTCAGGTCCGCCAACATGCTGCCCGGCTTGGTTTGCAGGTTTCCGAAAAGAGCGAGAGTCAGGACCTCTGTTTTATTCCTGATGGTGACTATGTCAGCTTTTTGGAACATGAACAGGGATTTTCAGCATTATGCGGTGATATCGTTCACGTATCCGGAAAGGTTCTCGGCCAACATCAGGGGACATACCGCTATACTATCGGCCAACGAAAAGGGCTTGGAGTTGGTTGGAAAGAACCTCTTTATGTGATTGCTATTGATGCATCAAAACAACAGGTGATTGTTGGTGAAAAAGAGCATCTGAGCTGCACTGAAATGACTGTTGAACAGTGTTGCTGGAATATTCCGGAACCTGTGGAGGCATTTACGACAACATGTCGCATTCGTTATCGGCATACGGAGGTTCCCGTCACAGTTGAACCTCTTGATCATGCCCGGGTAAAAGTTATTTTTGCATCCCCGCAGGATGGAGTGACTCCTGGACAGGCCGCTGTTTTCTATTCTGATGACCTGGTGACCGGTGGTGGTTGGATCCAATGA
- the mtaB gene encoding tRNA (N(6)-L-threonylcarbamoyladenosine(37)-C(2))-methylthiotransferase MtaB, producing MSSSVAIVTLGCKTNQFESAAMSEQLQQAGYQQVAFDAGADLVIVNTCTVTAATDAQSRKLIRRARRLNSKARIVVTGCYAQIDPQSLNQLAGVSLVIGNNEKGQLLKYLDENKNLGEIQVSDIRSRNVIEPLSLTGFEQRSRAFVQIQNGCDAFCSYCIIPYARGRSRSVAVPEVVSQVEKLSANGYPEIVLTGIHIGQYGQDFDSPTDLLFLLQKIEQSQFSGRLRLGSIEPTELSEGLYRYILGSDWICPHFHIPLQAGDDDILRRMNRHYSTAFFAGLLQRLQQINPEAAIGLDVITGFPGETDAQFKTTCQLLRQLPFSHLHVFPFSNRAGTPAAKMPDQVTGAVIKERAQALRQIGTEKNQKFAEKFIGSKQDIIIEGGCADDLRKGLSRHYLPVWIPASSAEPGESLQVEITGVYQDGLIGHR from the coding sequence ATGAGTTCATCAGTTGCTATTGTGACCCTGGGTTGTAAAACCAATCAGTTTGAATCTGCGGCCATGAGTGAGCAGTTGCAGCAGGCAGGATATCAACAGGTTGCTTTTGATGCCGGGGCTGACCTTGTTATTGTGAACACCTGTACGGTAACTGCTGCGACTGATGCACAGTCACGCAAATTGATTCGTCGCGCCAGACGTCTTAACTCTAAAGCAAGGATTGTAGTCACTGGGTGTTATGCCCAGATTGACCCGCAGAGTTTGAATCAACTCGCAGGGGTTTCGCTGGTGATCGGCAATAATGAAAAAGGTCAATTGCTGAAATATCTTGATGAAAATAAGAATTTGGGTGAAATCCAGGTTTCAGATATTCGTTCCCGCAATGTCATTGAACCGTTGAGTCTGACCGGTTTTGAACAGCGTAGTCGGGCTTTTGTCCAAATTCAGAATGGCTGTGACGCTTTCTGCTCTTACTGTATTATCCCCTATGCGCGTGGCCGCAGCCGATCCGTTGCAGTGCCGGAGGTTGTCAGTCAGGTAGAAAAACTTTCTGCCAACGGATATCCGGAAATAGTGTTGACCGGTATTCATATTGGTCAGTATGGGCAGGATTTTGATTCCCCGACAGACCTGTTATTCCTGCTGCAAAAAATCGAACAATCGCAGTTTTCTGGCCGGTTGCGGTTAGGTTCAATCGAGCCGACGGAACTTTCAGAAGGGTTATATCGTTACATTCTCGGTTCAGACTGGATTTGCCCTCATTTTCACATCCCTTTACAGGCAGGGGATGATGATATTCTCAGGCGGATGAATCGCCACTATTCCACTGCATTCTTTGCCGGGTTGCTGCAGCGCTTGCAGCAGATAAACCCGGAAGCTGCTATCGGACTGGATGTGATCACCGGTTTTCCCGGGGAAACCGACGCGCAGTTTAAAACCACCTGTCAGTTACTACGGCAGCTTCCGTTCAGTCATCTGCATGTTTTTCCATTCAGTAACCGTGCTGGAACCCCTGCCGCTAAGATGCCTGATCAGGTGACCGGAGCGGTTATAAAAGAGCGTGCCCAGGCGTTGCGACAGATTGGAACAGAAAAAAATCAGAAGTTTGCTGAGAAATTTATCGGCTCAAAGCAGGACATTATTATTGAGGGGGGCTGTGCTGATGATTTGCGGAAGGGATTGTCACGACATTATCTTCCAGTGTGGATCCCTGCATCCTCAGCCGAACCCGGAGAATCACTTCAGGTGGAGATTACCGGGGTGTATCAGGATGGGCTGATAGGCCATCGATAA